The sequence below is a genomic window from Cumulibacter manganitolerans.
TGGCAACCTCGGCAGCACCCCTGTACTTCCCAGCCGCACGCGTCGATGGACACCGGCTCATCGACGGCGGCGTGTGGGCGAATAACCCTTCAGTCGTCGCGATCGCCGAGGCCGTGAGCATGCTCGATGTGCCACTGGCCTCAATCAGGGTGCTCAACGTAGGCACCATCGACCAGCTCACGAACCACCCCAAGCGCCTCGACCGCGGTGGGCTGCTCAACTGGGCGAAGCCAATCGCGCCCCTCATCCTCAACGCCGGAAGCCGAGGCGGGCAAGGCATCGCTGAACATCTGATCGGCAAAGATGCCTACACGAGATTCGACGCACGAGTCCCCGGCGACCTCTACGCACTCGACTCAGCAGACCCAAAAGACCTCGCCGGTCTCGCCGCGTCCGCGAGTCGCGAACTCAGCCCCATCTATACAGAGCGATTCACAGGTCATCGCGCAGCCGAGTACAAGCCGTTGATCGGAGACCGACACCGCGGCGGTCCGACCAGCACGTCAACCACGGAGGTCCCCGATGAAGCTCACTGACTACTTCAACGTCCTACTCACGGACACCGTCAATCTTGGCCAGGTGAAGCTCGACTCGCTCGACTCACGCGTCGAGACGGTCTACAAGGCGTTGAAGGCCGACGAACAGATCGGACACCTCATCCTCGGCAAGACGCCCCAGGGATCGTGGGCTCACAAGACCATCATCAACCCCGTCGGCGACAAAGAGTTCGACGCGGACTTCATGCTCGACATGAGCGAGAACCCAGACTGGGCCGACGATCCCAGGAAGTACATCGAAGAGGTCTACGCAGCTCTGCACCGCCACAGCACCTACCGGGACATGCCGCACTCACGCAAGTGCCGCTGCGTCCGACTCGTCTACGCAAACTCCATGCACCTCGACATCGTGCCGCACCTCACCCTCGCCGACGGACGCGAAGTGATCGTCAACCGGGACAATAACGACTGGGAGCTGACCGACCCCCAGGGCTTCACCGACTGGATGAGGAACAAGGACGCTCTCGCGAAGGGCAACCTCCGCAAAGTTATCCGCCTGATGAAGTACCTGCGTGACCACAAAAACTCCTTCACCGGCACCCGGTCGATCCTCCTGACGACCATGCTCGGCGAGCAGGTCACCGAGCTACGCACGCTGCTTGACCCCAACTACTACGGCGACGTCCCGACCACCCTCCTGCATCTCGTGCAGGACCTCGACACCTGGCTTCAGGCGCGCCCGACGAAGCCGTCCATTCCGGACCCGTCTGGGTCCGGGGTCACGTTCGATCACCGGTGGGAGCAGTCCACCTATAGCTACTTCCGGGACCGTATCCACGTCCACGCCGCCGAAATTGAGGAAGCATACGAGGAGAAGAACAAGGAACGCAGCATCGAGCTGTGGCAGGGCATCTTCGGTGACGGCTTCAAGGCGCCGGCCACTTCGTCCAGCAGCGCGAAGTTCCCGGCGGCAGCCCCAGCCGCCGCTTCCACTGTGGGGCGTTCTGGCCGTGCGGGATGAGCCGCCGCAACCGGGCCACGCTTTCGGCCTGGCAGGAGCAACTCGTTGGCGAGCTGAGGGCGCTCGCCAGGGAGCGTCCCAACGACGTGCGGATCGTTCAGCCACCCCAGCTCGACCCCGACGGCGACGCCAACCTCCGAATCCGGCTCCACACCGCCGACATCTCGCACTGCCCCGGTGGACTCGAGCTTGGAGACAACGAGGAGTTCATCGTCAGGATTCGCCGCTCGCTATTCCACCCGCCGAGCGCCGAGGTCGACCACACCCGCTTCCTCGGCTTCCCGCACGTCCTCCAGGGACAGCGGCTCTGTATCTACCTCGACCCTTCCCGCGAATGGCACCCCTCTGACGGTATCGCCGGCTTCCTCAACCGACTGTGGGACTGGCTCACCGATGCCGCCGGCGGAGCCTTCGATCCCTCGACCGCGATGTACCACGCTGTCGGAGGAGTACTCCACCGCGCCGACGACACGCCCACAATCGTCGTCCGCGAGTCCGGGCCCCAGAAGCGGCATCAGATCGCTCGACTCATCCCTCGGTCACCGCGCCGCTATGACCTCACTTATGCGACCGACCACGACGGACACCGCACACCCGTCTACGTGCTCGCGAGCGACCTCCCCTTCGGCGCGACATCCACCTTCGCTCTGCTCCTCGCGCTCCTGGACGACCCGTATCTTGACAGCGTTGGGGGACGATCACCAGAAGTTTCTCCACAGTCGCCCGCGTTTCTCACGACACTCCTCTCCAGCGCTCTACGAAACCCTGACGGCACCGAGCAGTACTTCGTACTTGCGGTACCTCACCCCGCAGGCGGGCCACACCATCTACTCGGCGGACGCCTCCCCGTGACTACCGCCGACGCCCTCCGGCGCCTCGCCAAAAAATACGGCACCGCGGTCAACCTTGATCCCGCGATCATCAACGCCGACATCCCCATCGAATGGTGCAGCATGTCTGACGAACGACAAGAGATCACAACCCGACGCGACGAAAACCGCCCCGTCAACGGCTTCCAAGGAAAGAACGTTCACATCTGGGGCTGCGGTGGACTTGGATCATGGCTCGCTGAATTCGTCGCACGTGCCGGAGCAAGCACCATCACCGTCTGCGACCCCGGTACGATCACGGGCGGACTCCTCGTTCGACAGAACTACACCGAGGCCGACATCGGACAGACAAAGGCCGACGCCCTCGCCGCACGCCTCAGGGCGATCCGCGATGACCTGACCGTGACTGTCGCAGAAGGAAACGTTCCCGACCCAGCCGTCTCCCTCGCGGCGGACCTCATTATCGATGCAACCGTCAGTCACAGCGTCACCGCCTACCTCGACACCCTCGCCGTCGAAGACCGCAAAGCGCTCATCGCCCAGGTCGCCACCGACGCTAGGACGGGAACACTCGGCATTGCCCACATCTGCGTGCCCGGCGTTGCCTGCACGCCGTCTGAACTTGACGATCAAGTAGGTCGCTCGGTGCTCGCCGATGGAGAGCTGGAGCTGTACCACCCGCTCTGGGAGGAGACAGCCATAGGCGACGAGCTAATCCCCACCAGAGGATGTTCGGTCCCCACATTCCACGGCTCGGCCGCAGACCTAGCAGCCGTCGCCGCGACACTCGTCAACATGATCGGTCTGCACCTCCAGCAGGCAGAGCCGTCTGCCTCGGGTACCCACCTCATCTCTCTGCCACACGCACCAGCAGGCCCTCGGCATCACTTTCTTCCCGTACCGTCAGACACTCGCCCGCTGAGATAGCCGCCCCGTCAGTTCGAGCTTGTGTGTACAGGGGAGACCAGGGCCGGAACGGACTTTTCGACGCCTTCGCTTCCCTGTCCGCGTCGACCGCTAGGCCGAATCTTGACTCCCAGCGTCACAAGCGCCCGCCGCACCGCCTGCTGACTGACCCCGAACCGCAGTCCGACATCCAGCAGCGTGGCACCATCCTCGTAGAGCCGCGCGGCCTCAGCGCGATCCTCCTCGGCCAGCCCCTTTCCGCGAATCGGTACGGACCGACGCACCAGGTGAGCGGCCGCCGTGCGCTTGTGAATCCCGAACCGCTCGGCCAGCCTCACCAGCGTCCAGCCCTGCCGGTACAGCGCGACCAGCTCATCAACCTGCTCCGGCTTCAAGAAGGTTTGAGCCATCCCAACTGAGCGAACCAGCCGGCCCCGTGCATCCACCACCGGAGGCTCGACTGGTCGCTTAGACTTCCTGTAAGAGCCTCGGGACCAGCGAGAAGCCACGGTCTTCAAGGCCGGGCCAATGTTCTCAAACTCCCTACGGAGGCCCACCATAGATTGGATGTTCAAACCCGCGACATCAGCGGGCTTTACGTCCTCTCCCGCACGCAGCCTGGCCTCATAGGCCAGCGCTGCGGCATGGAGCGATGGATCGAGCAGCATGTCGAAGGGCTCACCTGGGCTGGCTTCCACGAAGTCGCCGCCGTCGAGCTCGTACACGTTGATGCGGTCGAAGAACGCCTGATTGCAGATGCGCCGCAGCGAGTCGTCAATGCTCATGTAGATCGCGTGCATGTCGCCGGCGAGAGCAAGGCAGTCCTCCAAGTGGGCCTTGGCCTGGTCGTACTCGATCTGACCGGCGTCGATCCGGGAGTCGAGGAACGCGAGCCGGCGGGCGATGCGGTCTTGCTCCTCTTTGAGCAGGTCCAGCGGTACGGCCCCGGCGTGGTGGGCGTGCAACAGGCTTCGCCGTTCCTCGCGGAGTTTGTCGCGCTCCGCGGCGAGGGTGCGTCGCTCGACCTTGCTCGCGGCGTGGAGGTCATCGAACTGGCGGGTGAGCATGTGCCGCAGCGCGGTGACGATGTGCTCGGGAATCTGCACGCTCCGGTAGTAGTCCTCGACCTTCTCCTCGATGTCGCGGATCGGCATGGCCGGACGTACGCAGTTGGTGCGCTTGGAGTGCCGGCCGGCACACATGAAGTACGGATAGATGTTGCCGTGGCGGTTCTTGGCGTGGGTGACCATGAGTCGGGAGCCGCAGTCACCGCAATAGACGGTGCCTTTCAGGTAGTGCTCGTGCGTCTGCGTCCTCTCACCGGAGACCTGGTGCGCGGTGAGAACGTTCTGCACCCGATACCAGACCTCGGCGCTGACCAGCGGCTCGTGGAGCCCGTCGTACCTGGCGCCTCGGAAGATCACGTCGCCCTTGTAGTACGGGTTGGAGAGCATGTCCTGGATCGTGGTCAGACCGGGCGCTTTCGAGGGACGCTTCGGTGTTGGCACGGTCGTCAGCCCGCGGTCGACCAGCTCACTGTGCAGCATCGACGTGGAGTAGTTCCCGGTCGCGTATGCCTCGAACGCCCACCGCACCAGCGCGGCACGCTCGGGGTCCAGATCGACCGTGGGGACGTCGCGGCCGAGCTCGTCGCGCTTGTGAACGTTGAGGTAGCCGATCGGTGCGCGGCCGACCGTTCCGCCTGTGGCCGCCTTCTGCGTCATGCCCTTGGCGACCTCGTTGGCAAGGTTGCGGGAGTAGAACTCCGCGATGGTCGACATGATGCCGTGCAGCAGCATCCCACTCGGGGTCTCGTCAATGTTCTCCGTCGCGGAGACGAGCATGACTCCGGCCTCTTTGAGCGCGAGGTGGATCGCCACGTCGTCGGCACGATTGCGGGCGAGCCGGTCGACCTTGTGGACGATGCAGTAGGCGATCGAATGCGTCTTGACGTACTCGATCATCCGCATGAGTTCGGGCCGGTCGGCCTTGCGCGCGGATTCGCCCGCGTCCACGAACTCCTCGATCACGATGGCGTTCAGGTCGCGGGCCTTGCGGAGATTCGCGTCGCGCTGCGCGGGGATCGAAAATCCCTCGTCGCGGCCACCGCGCTCGGCTTGCTCCTTGGTGGACACGCGCAGGTAGGAGACGGCGAGCGTCGTTGTTTCGCCGAGGTGGTCGAGGCTTGATGGCGGTGCTGGGGGCGCCAAGGTCATGAGTCGTGTTTCCTCTCACCGATGGGTGGGAGCCAGAACGACGACGAACCGTCGCACGGTGCGACTCGTATTGGGAAACACGACCTGCGGGTTCAGAGCCGCAGGTAAGCCACAAGGGCAACAGGACTGCGCACCCAGCCGGATTGAGTGATCTGGCCGTGGCGTCGGATCTATTATACTCCGCCGTCCTCTCGCGGCTCAGGAGTCACGGGAGGCGGTGTGGTCGTCCGGCGGTCTTCCTCGGCACGGGCGACGGCCATGCCGAGGAAGACCTGCGCGAGCTTGTGCAGATCAGGTGACTGCCTGGGCACCGCCTCTACGCGGAAGCGCCTGTCCTGGCCGCGCTTGCGCCGTTGCTCCCGGTTCACGGCAGCTCTCCGGTGTTCGGGTCGAGGCCGGCGTAGAAGTCGTCCTCGGCCTGACGGCGGGCAGCGACGTCATCGAGGACGAACTGGACGAAGTCCTGGTCGCGGTTCGGGATGATGCGGTCCTCGACGGGCTCGGCGGGGTCCTCGCCGGGCCAGGCGGTCTGCCGAGTCGGGCGGTCGCGGTCCAGGCGGGTGCCGCAGGCGGCGACCCAATCACGGAGCCGCTGGCGGGCGTCCGCGAAGTCGCGGTGCCAGCCCAACGGGGCGGAGGCGTTCTGCTCGACGTCGTAGGCCGCGAGCCAGTGGAGGTGCAGAGCGGAGAGCTCCCAGACGAGCTCGGGGTGGTGGTGCCAGAACGGCGGCACCACCGAAGCGGGCAGGCCATAGGTCGCCCGGAGCCAGTTCACCCACTTGTTCAGCTCCAGCCACTCGGCCTCAGCCTCGTCGGCAGTGAGCAGGTTCCAGTTAATCGGGTGCGGCGGCTCGGGCAGCAGCGGAGCGTCGAAGGCCTCGGGCTCGTCGCCCAGGTCTGGCTCGTCGGGCTCGGGCGCGGTGTCGTGATCGCTCACCGTGGTCACCGCGGTTCACAGCCCGAGCGCCGGAGCGGCGCTCGGGCTCTCGCGGCGGCCCATGCCGGCGGACTGCCCGACGGGCTCGGCCGTCGAGGCGGGCTGGCGGCGGGTGCGGTCAACCTCGTAGCTCGTGCGAGCGAGGTCGTGGCCGAGCTTCTTGGCGACGAACTCCTCGGCCTTGACCGTCTCGCCGTCTGGGCCGGTGCGGCCGTACTGGCGGGTGTAGCCCTCAGCAACGAACTTGTCGCCCTTCGCGAAGCGGGCGTGGGCGCGCTCGGCGGTCTTCTGGAACGCCACGAGGTCGTGGAAGGTCGTCTCGGTCTGCGTGAACGACCCGTCCGGCTCCTTGCGGTAGTGCTCCTGTCCGATCTTGGCGTAGAACCGGGCGTCGCCCCGCTCGGTGTAGGTGAGCTGCGGATCGGAGGCGATAAACCCAGAGACGGATTCCTGAGTGTGGAGAGCCATCGGACTGTCCTTCTTTCTGACATCGGCGCAGGCCCCGCAACGGGGCCGCTCTGTCAGACAGGTGCGCCCGGCGGCTCCTCCAAGCGGTGCTGCAAGGCCGCCTCGATGGCGGCCCGGTCGGCGCGGAGCTGTTCGGCGTCGGGTCGGATGGTCCAGGTCCGCATCCGGGTGACGATGGGCGGCGCGGAGCGCAGCAGCACGAGCGCGGTGCCGAACGGCAGGGTGCGGATGGTGTCGGGCGGCATGATCGGCACCCGGCGGATCGACCGCTGAGCGGAACGAGAGCCCTGGTCTCCGATAGTGGTGGAGTCGGTCACCTCGTCACGCTCCCCAATCAAGGTCGTGAGGTCGTGGAGGTCTTTCGAGTTGGATGCGCCCCCGAGGATGATCTTCACGATCGAGGCGTCCCAGATCGCGCCGGCCGCGTTCTCCGACCACTTCTCCCTGGCTTGGGCGAGCGACTGGAGCACGGGCATGGTTGTGATTCCCGTGCCGCCTCCTTCGGCCATGAGCGTCGGCAGGGACGGCAAAGGGGCGAGGTTGCCGACCTCATCGAGCGCGAGCAGCACGGGCGGGTCGAGCCGGGCGCCGGGGCTGCGGGCGGCGATGCGTCGGGCGGCCTCGACGAGATCTTCGACGAAGGCGGCGACCAGGGCGGCGGAGTTGTTGGCTCCGGCTCCGGTCGCCAGCAGGTAGAGGGTTCCCTTGGCGCGCAGGAACGCTTCGGGGTCGAGGTCCTCGCCGTCCCGCGGGTTCACCGCGTCGAGCACGCGCGGGTCCGCGAGCGCGGCGAGGGCGAGGGAGACGCCTTGCCAGATGGAGTCGCGGGTTCTCGGGTCGGAGTCGATCATGGCCTGCAAGGAGTCGGCCCATCCGGTGGCGGCTTTCGGGTTGGCGGTGAGGATCGCGACCGCGTCGGCGGCGGCTGCCGGGTCGAGGGTCCACCGGAACAGCTCACCCGGTCCGCGCCGGTCCAGCGCCGCAGCATGGAGCAGGGCTTGAAGCGCGGTGCGGGTCTTTCCTTCCCAGAACCCGCCGCCCTCGACCCCGCCGGCGGAGAGTCCGGTGCCGGCGGCGAGCCCGGACGCGCGGATCATCGCGGTCAGGGGGTCCTCGCATCCCCGGATGGGCGACCAGCGCAGCCCTGCGGGGACGCCTTCGGCCAGGTGCTGCGGGTCGAAGACAGCGACCGGCCCGACCTTCTCCCGTGCCCGCAAGGTGGCGGTGAGGTTGTCGGGCCGCGTCGAGGTGGTGACGACGGCGCCGGGGGCGTCCAGGATCATGTTGATGACGATGTGGGCGCCCTTCCCGGAGCGCGGCGGCCCGATCAGCAAGATGCTGTCCTCGACGGAGGCCCAGACGCCTTTACCGCGCGAGCTGCCGATCCGGTAGCCGATGTCCTCCGGCCGCGGCTTGTCGAGTGAGGGCCGCAGGTGCCCTGCCCTGCGCAGCAGTGCTCTCTCGGATGTGGCGCGGGCGACGTCACTCCGCGTGGCGATCCCGACGATGCGGTACGGGTCGTTCTTGAGCTGTCGGCCGTGTTCGCGGGCGAACCCCCAGATGAACAGGGCGACGGCCGTCGTCGCCAGGATGAGGGCCGTCGCCGTGATCCAGTAGGCGACCGCGCTCAGGCCCGGTGCGCTGAACGCGGCGGCCGGGTCGCTGGGATGGACGAGCACGGCGAGCCCCGTCTCGATGCCGCCGGCTGGCTGGCTCGTGCCGGTGATCCAGGCGGCGAGGGAGGCGGCGCCGCGCAGGATGCCGGCGAGGATCACGGCGGCCACGAGGAGGCCGATGCCGAAGTTGGTCATCTCGTCCCCGAGCGGGCCGGCCGGACGGGGCGTGCTCATCTGGTCGCCGCCTCGGGGTGCCCGATCGTGACGGCGCCGGAGACGCGGCCGAGCAGAATGACCTCGCGGGTCGGACTGGCCGCGAGCTGGTCGACGGCGATCAGAGCGCGGGCGGCACCATCCGGACCGGCGTCGGAGTGGGCGATGACGACAGCGATCGCGACATCCTCGCCCGGTACGAACCCTTCCCCGTAGAGCACCGGCAGGGCCGGCACTGCCGGTTCGGGCATCGGCTGCGGGTCCGGACGACGGCGTTTGCCGGGCGTGACGATGTCGGTGAACACCGATCCGTCCGCCTCGCGGACCTCAACCCGTACGGGGGCACGGCGCTGGTCGGTGAGGTGGTCGAGGATGCTGGCGAAGTCCTCGCGGCGCCAGGGCGGCGCGAACGGCTCCGGCAGGTGCGGGGTCCGGTCGATGGTGACGGTCATCCGCCCGTCTTCGGCGATGTCCATGACGACGTGCGGCAGCACCACCGGCACGCCCGGCTCCTCGGCCTCCCGGTCCTCGCGGTGGTCGTGGTGGGCCGGCTCGCCGGGGGTGCGCTTGTCGTGGGGCCGGCTCATCGTGCGCCCTCGGATTGGTTCGGGAATCCCGATGCGCCGTCAGGAATCTCGGGAACATGAGACCTCGCCGCTGTCTCTATTGCTACGGGTTCTTTTCGGGTGCTCATACCCGGTAGGTGCGTTCTGTCCGCCCCGGTGCTGGGTTCGCCGGTGTCGCGCGACAGTCTGAAAGTTCTTCGGGATTCCTGAAGGTTTCGGAGTATTCTCGAAGTATGTGCAGGATTTCTGAACTGGAACGCTGATGGCTCTGACGCCTGTGCGGAGCGTGGCGACGGCGCCGGTGCTGGTGTCGCCGCAGGATGCTGACGATTTCGAGCAGGAGCTGATCGATCAGTTCGCGTTGGCGCAGGCGTCCGCGGGGATCTCGGACGGTTACATCACGAGCTCGCGTTCGGTGGTGTTCGAGTTCGCGAGGTCGCTGTCGGGTCCGGCCTGGACGGCGAGGTACGCGGACGGCGACCGGTTCCTCGCGGAGCAGCGGCGGCTGGGGCGGGCGCAGTCAACGCGGGCGGGCAAGGCGGGCATGATCGCCCAGTTCTACGACTTCCTCATCACCCGCTACCTCGGCGACATCCGTGCCGCGACGGGCGTGATCGTCGAGCAGCC
It includes:
- a CDS encoding SMODS domain-containing nucleotidyltransferase, which codes for MKLTDYFNVLLTDTVNLGQVKLDSLDSRVETVYKALKADEQIGHLILGKTPQGSWAHKTIINPVGDKEFDADFMLDMSENPDWADDPRKYIEEVYAALHRHSTYRDMPHSRKCRCVRLVYANSMHLDIVPHLTLADGREVIVNRDNNDWELTDPQGFTDWMRNKDALAKGNLRKVIRLMKYLRDHKNSFTGTRSILLTTMLGEQVTELRTLLDPNYYGDVPTTLLHLVQDLDTWLQARPTKPSIPDPSGSGVTFDHRWEQSTYSYFRDRIHVHAAEIEEAYEEKNKERSIELWQGIFGDGFKAPATSSSSAKFPAAAPAAASTVGRSGRAG
- a CDS encoding ThiF family adenylyltransferase, which gives rise to MSRRNRATLSAWQEQLVGELRALARERPNDVRIVQPPQLDPDGDANLRIRLHTADISHCPGGLELGDNEEFIVRIRRSLFHPPSAEVDHTRFLGFPHVLQGQRLCIYLDPSREWHPSDGIAGFLNRLWDWLTDAAGGAFDPSTAMYHAVGGVLHRADDTPTIVVRESGPQKRHQIARLIPRSPRRYDLTYATDHDGHRTPVYVLASDLPFGATSTFALLLALLDDPYLDSVGGRSPEVSPQSPAFLTTLLSSALRNPDGTEQYFVLAVPHPAGGPHHLLGGRLPVTTADALRRLAKKYGTAVNLDPAIINADIPIEWCSMSDERQEITTRRDENRPVNGFQGKNVHIWGCGGLGSWLAEFVARAGASTITVCDPGTITGGLLVRQNYTEADIGQTKADALAARLRAIRDDLTVTVAEGNVPDPAVSLAADLIIDATVSHSVTAYLDTLAVEDRKALIAQVATDARTGTLGIAHICVPGVACTPSELDDQVGRSVLADGELELYHPLWEETAIGDELIPTRGCSVPTFHGSAADLAAVAATLVNMIGLHLQQAEPSASGTHLISLPHAPAGPRHHFLPVPSDTRPLR
- a CDS encoding recombinase family protein; this encodes MTLAPPAPPSSLDHLGETTTLAVSYLRVSTKEQAERGGRDEGFSIPAQRDANLRKARDLNAIVIEEFVDAGESARKADRPELMRMIEYVKTHSIAYCIVHKVDRLARNRADDVAIHLALKEAGVMLVSATENIDETPSGMLLHGIMSTIAEFYSRNLANEVAKGMTQKAATGGTVGRAPIGYLNVHKRDELGRDVPTVDLDPERAALVRWAFEAYATGNYSTSMLHSELVDRGLTTVPTPKRPSKAPGLTTIQDMLSNPYYKGDVIFRGARYDGLHEPLVSAEVWYRVQNVLTAHQVSGERTQTHEHYLKGTVYCGDCGSRLMVTHAKNRHGNIYPYFMCAGRHSKRTNCVRPAMPIRDIEEKVEDYYRSVQIPEHIVTALRHMLTRQFDDLHAASKVERRTLAAERDKLREERRSLLHAHHAGAVPLDLLKEEQDRIARRLAFLDSRIDAGQIEYDQAKAHLEDCLALAGDMHAIYMSIDDSLRRICNQAFFDRINVYELDGGDFVEASPGEPFDMLLDPSLHAAALAYEARLRAGEDVKPADVAGLNIQSMVGLRREFENIGPALKTVASRWSRGSYRKSKRPVEPPVVDARGRLVRSVGMAQTFLKPEQVDELVALYRQGWTLVRLAERFGIHKRTAAAHLVRRSVPIRGKGLAEEDRAEAARLYEDGATLLDVGLRFGVSQQAVRRALVTLGVKIRPSGRRGQGSEGVEKSVPALVSPVHTSSN
- a CDS encoding single-stranded DNA-binding protein, encoding MALHTQESVSGFIASDPQLTYTERGDARFYAKIGQEHYRKEPDGSFTQTETTFHDLVAFQKTAERAHARFAKGDKFVAEGYTRQYGRTGPDGETVKAEEFVAKKLGHDLARTSYEVDRTRRQPASTAEPVGQSAGMGRRESPSAAPALGL
- a CDS encoding type IV secretory system conjugative DNA transfer family protein, whose translation is MSTPRPAGPLGDEMTNFGIGLLVAAVILAGILRGAASLAAWITGTSQPAGGIETGLAVLVHPSDPAAAFSAPGLSAVAYWITATALILATTAVALFIWGFAREHGRQLKNDPYRIVGIATRSDVARATSERALLRRAGHLRPSLDKPRPEDIGYRIGSSRGKGVWASVEDSILLIGPPRSGKGAHIVINMILDAPGAVVTTSTRPDNLTATLRAREKVGPVAVFDPQHLAEGVPAGLRWSPIRGCEDPLTAMIRASGLAAGTGLSAGGVEGGGFWEGKTRTALQALLHAAALDRRGPGELFRWTLDPAAAADAVAILTANPKAATGWADSLQAMIDSDPRTRDSIWQGVSLALAALADPRVLDAVNPRDGEDLDPEAFLRAKGTLYLLATGAGANNSAALVAAFVEDLVEAARRIAARSPGARLDPPVLLALDEVGNLAPLPSLPTLMAEGGGTGITTMPVLQSLAQAREKWSENAAGAIWDASIVKIILGGASNSKDLHDLTTLIGERDEVTDSTTIGDQGSRSAQRSIRRVPIMPPDTIRTLPFGTALVLLRSAPPIVTRMRTWTIRPDAEQLRADRAAIEAALQHRLEEPPGAPV